A genomic window from Alkalihalobacillus sp. AL-G includes:
- the mltG gene encoding endolytic transglycosylase MltG: MNRKRIVLLSLVLFFTAVLAWFIYELTPLSNDKERTIRVEEGESLVNVADTLEKKGLIKNKTFFIIFGKVKGFANQIKPGEHLVSGSLTYSEIYEELVTSHVKKGVKVVIPEGFTVEQIAERLDKKGITNKESFLKMAKTGKEISHPIIKKTSGQKEVTYILEGYLFPDTYYFEKGTAPKEVIGKMLTQFQEVKDQLDLPNELNLHDWVTLASIVEREAVVASERPIIAGVFKNRIEDEWKLQSCATVQYVLDKPKERLLFEDLEVKSPYNTYLNKGLPPGPISNPGKASLKAVINAKQHDYYFFVVKGDGSGEHHFSESFKEHQKYTSHEGNW, encoded by the coding sequence ATGAATAGAAAAAGAATTGTATTACTTTCTCTCGTTTTGTTTTTTACAGCGGTATTGGCCTGGTTCATTTATGAGCTTACACCATTATCGAACGACAAAGAGAGGACAATACGAGTTGAAGAAGGGGAGAGTTTAGTAAATGTTGCTGATACCCTAGAGAAAAAGGGTTTAATCAAGAACAAAACCTTTTTTATTATCTTCGGAAAAGTAAAGGGCTTTGCTAATCAAATTAAGCCTGGGGAACATCTAGTATCTGGCAGCCTGACTTATTCTGAAATATATGAAGAACTGGTCACTTCACATGTTAAAAAAGGAGTCAAAGTTGTCATTCCTGAAGGATTTACGGTTGAACAAATAGCCGAACGACTAGACAAAAAGGGAATAACAAACAAGGAATCATTTTTAAAAATGGCAAAAACGGGCAAGGAAATTTCACATCCAATCATCAAAAAAACCAGTGGCCAAAAGGAAGTCACGTATATACTGGAAGGTTATTTATTTCCGGATACGTATTATTTCGAAAAAGGAACGGCGCCAAAAGAGGTCATCGGTAAAATGTTAACTCAGTTCCAAGAGGTCAAAGATCAGCTCGATTTACCTAATGAGCTGAACCTTCATGATTGGGTTACATTAGCTTCGATTGTTGAAAGGGAAGCAGTGGTCGCAAGCGAGAGGCCGATCATCGCTGGGGTTTTCAAAAACAGGATAGAGGATGAATGGAAGCTGCAGTCTTGTGCCACCGTTCAATACGTGTTGGATAAACCGAAAGAGCGGCTATTGTTTGAGGATCTGGAGGTGAAGAGCCCATATAATACGTATTTGAATAAAGGACTCCCGCCCGGACCAATCAGTAATCCGGGAAAAGCGTCATTGAAAGCAGTAATAAATGCAAAACAGCATGATTACTATTTCTTTGTCGTTAAAGGTGACGGATCGGGTGAACACCATTTCTCCGAATCGTTTAAAGAACATCAGAAATACACAAGCCATGAAGGAAACTGGTGA
- a CDS encoding YtoQ family protein, with product MNLTVYLAGQIHDNWREEVKQKAEEKNLPLTFVGPMTNHGRSDDIGEEILGEQPNKVFKDDKASDFNNLRTQILLSKADVVVALFGEKYKQWNTAVDASTALSLQKPLVLVRPESLHHPLKELSNRATVTVDNVDQAIQALSYVFEAN from the coding sequence ATGAACCTAACCGTATACCTAGCCGGACAAATCCATGACAACTGGCGTGAAGAGGTAAAGCAAAAAGCTGAAGAAAAGAACCTGCCATTAACCTTTGTTGGCCCGATGACCAATCATGGCCGATCTGATGACATTGGTGAAGAGATTCTAGGGGAACAACCGAATAAGGTATTTAAAGATGACAAAGCTTCTGACTTTAACAATTTAAGAACACAAATTTTGCTTTCAAAAGCAGATGTAGTGGTAGCGTTGTTTGGAGAAAAGTACAAGCAGTGGAATACAGCTGTGGACGCTTCAACAGCACTTTCATTACAAAAACCATTAGTGCTTGTTCGCCCAGAATCCTTGCATCACCCATTAAAAGAGTTATCGAACAGGGCAACAGTAACCGTAGATAACGTTGATCAAGCCATTCAAGCACTTTCCTATGTATTTGAAGCAAATTAG
- a CDS encoding DUF84 family protein has product MKVAVGSKNPAKIRAVEKVTNKLGWTIEAIDTPSLVSEQPFSDSETRQGALNRASACIPNGYDIGLGLEGGVVDTEVGMFLCNWGALVTRGRTNFVASGAKILLPTEIAEPVRSGRELGDVMADYTDKKDVRKKEGAIGIFTDGWVTRDEMFAHVVKLLVGQYQFSK; this is encoded by the coding sequence CTGAAGGTAGCAGTTGGTTCAAAAAACCCTGCCAAAATCCGTGCAGTCGAGAAAGTGACAAATAAACTTGGTTGGACGATCGAGGCAATTGATACGCCCTCATTGGTTTCTGAACAACCCTTTTCGGACTCTGAAACACGTCAAGGGGCTCTTAATAGGGCATCAGCCTGTATTCCAAACGGTTATGATATCGGATTAGGATTAGAAGGCGGTGTAGTCGATACCGAGGTTGGCATGTTCCTCTGTAACTGGGGTGCCTTAGTGACTCGAGGAAGAACGAATTTTGTAGCGAGTGGTGCTAAGATTCTATTGCCAACGGAAATCGCGGAGCCTGTTCGGAGCGGAAGAGAGCTCGGAGATGTGATGGCCGATTATACGGATAAGAAGGATGTACGGAAAAAGGAGGGTGCTATAGGCATTTTTACAGATGGTTGGGTAACGAGAGACGAGATGTTTGCCCATGTTGTAAAATTGCTTGTAGGCCAGTATCAGTTTTCGAAATAA
- a CDS encoding M42 family metallopeptidase: MKEETLKLFQTLTELQGAPGFEHEVRKFVRSELESVSDELIQDGLGSVFGVKKGEENSPKIMVAGHMDEVGFMVTKITPNGMLKFETLGGWWSQVLLAQRVQVMTDNGPVIGVIGSTPPHLLEESQRSKPMPMKEMYIDIGADDRDDAKAIGVRPGQQIVPVCPFTPMANKKKILAKAWDNRYGVGLAIELMKELKDTTIPNNLYSGATVQEEVGLRGSKTAANLIQPDLFFALDASPANDSLGDKEAFGQLGQGALLRILDRTMITHKGMREFILDTAESNDIPYQYFISQGGTDAGSVHISNTGVPSAVIGICSRYIHTPASMIHVDDYAAAKELLVKLVKQSDRSTVDQIIHS, translated from the coding sequence ATGAAAGAAGAAACTTTAAAGCTATTTCAAACATTGACGGAACTACAAGGAGCCCCTGGATTCGAACATGAAGTTCGTAAGTTCGTCCGGTCAGAACTTGAGTCGGTTTCTGATGAACTTATTCAGGATGGACTTGGGAGTGTATTTGGGGTGAAGAAGGGCGAGGAAAACAGCCCTAAAATAATGGTCGCTGGACATATGGACGAAGTCGGTTTCATGGTTACAAAAATCACGCCTAATGGAATGCTTAAGTTCGAAACATTAGGGGGCTGGTGGAGTCAAGTGTTGTTAGCCCAACGCGTTCAGGTCATGACCGATAACGGACCTGTAATCGGTGTAATCGGTTCGACGCCTCCACATCTACTTGAAGAATCACAGCGCTCGAAACCAATGCCGATGAAGGAAATGTACATTGACATCGGAGCGGATGATCGGGATGATGCTAAGGCAATCGGCGTTCGCCCAGGACAACAAATTGTTCCTGTTTGCCCGTTTACACCGATGGCTAACAAGAAAAAAATTCTTGCAAAGGCATGGGACAACCGTTACGGAGTCGGTTTAGCTATCGAGCTTATGAAGGAATTGAAGGATACAACAATTCCGAATAATTTGTATTCTGGTGCGACGGTTCAGGAGGAAGTCGGTTTAAGAGGATCGAAAACGGCTGCCAACCTGATTCAACCTGATCTCTTTTTTGCGCTTGATGCAAGTCCTGCGAATGATTCGCTTGGTGATAAGGAAGCGTTTGGCCAGCTTGGACAAGGTGCGTTGCTGCGGATTCTTGACCGTACGATGATAACCCATAAAGGAATGAGAGAGTTTATTCTCGATACAGCGGAATCGAATGATATTCCATATCAGTACTTCATTTCTCAAGGCGGAACAGATGCCGGAAGTGTACATATATCAAATACTGGTGTTCCTTCAGCAGTAATCGGGATTTGTTCCCGCTATATTCACACTCCTGCGTCAATGATCCATGTCGATGATTATGCAGCTGCAAAAGAGCTCTTGGTGAAATTGGTTAAGCAATCTGACCGATCAACTGTAGATCAGATTATCCATTCTTAG
- the queC gene encoding 7-cyano-7-deazaguanine synthase QueC: MKKAVVVLSGGLDSTTCMGIAKEKGYSLYPITFHYGQRHNREVEQAKKVAGHYHAPDHRIVNVSFLQQIGGSALTDESIEVRKDGDEDEIPSTYVPARNMIFLALASAYAEVIGAEAIYIGVSAVDYSGYPDCRPEFIKSMSETVNLATKAGTTGENFQIEAPLMHLTKKETIEEGVRLNVPYELTTSCYIGEEVACGECDSCRLRLKGFEEAGKKDPIQYVR, translated from the coding sequence GTGAAAAAAGCAGTAGTCGTATTAAGTGGTGGCCTAGATAGCACGACCTGTATGGGGATAGCAAAGGAAAAGGGCTACTCACTTTATCCCATTACATTCCATTACGGTCAAAGACATAATCGCGAGGTCGAACAGGCAAAAAAAGTTGCAGGCCATTATCATGCGCCCGACCACCGCATTGTCAACGTCAGTTTTTTACAGCAAATTGGGGGCAGTGCATTAACAGATGAATCGATAGAGGTTAGGAAGGATGGCGATGAAGACGAAATCCCTTCAACCTACGTTCCTGCAAGAAACATGATTTTCTTAGCGTTGGCAAGTGCTTATGCAGAAGTCATTGGTGCAGAGGCGATTTATATTGGTGTGTCTGCAGTTGATTACAGTGGCTATCCGGACTGCCGGCCTGAATTCATTAAAAGCATGAGTGAAACTGTCAATCTCGCAACAAAAGCTGGGACGACAGGTGAGAATTTTCAAATTGAGGCACCACTAATGCACCTTACGAAAAAAGAAACAATCGAAGAGGGCGTCAGGTTGAATGTTCCGTATGAATTAACAACTTCGTGTTACATTGGTGAGGAAGTCGCTTGTGGTGAATGTGACAGCTGTCGATTAAGATTGAAGGGGTTTGAGGAAGCAGGTAAGAAAGACCCGATTCAATATGTGAGGTAA